Proteins from a genomic interval of Poecile atricapillus isolate bPoeAtr1 chromosome 1, bPoeAtr1.hap1, whole genome shotgun sequence:
- the ST3GAL6 gene encoding type 2 lactosamine alpha-2,3-sialyltransferase isoform X3 encodes MNNGPVIGYEEDVGRRTTFRLSYPESIFSDPIHYDPNTTVVLIVFKPRDLKWLWEILGGQKISAKGFWKKPALNMIYKSSQIRILDPSITRKTAYEWLHFPTRFPKKEKPKHPTTGLIAITLAFHICHEVHLAGFKYDFTDRNSSLHYYGNETMSQMMQNEYHNITAEQKFLKKLIDKNFVVNLT; translated from the exons ATGAATAATGGCCCTGTGATAGGGTACGAAGAGGATGTTGGGAGGAGGACGACTTTCCGCCTTTCTTACCCGGAATCCATCTTCTCAGATCCCATCCACTACGACCCTAACACCACTGTTGTTCTCATTGTCTTCAAACCACGGGACTTGAAGTGGCTTTGGGAGATACTTGGTGGTCAGAAGATA AGTGCGAAGGGCTTTTGGAAGAAACCGGCTCTGAATATGATCTACAAATCGAGTCAAATCAGGATTCTTGATCCCAGCATCACCAGGAAAACTGCTTATGAGTGGCTTCATTTCCCAACAAGGTTTCCTAAGAAGGAG AAACCCAAGCATCCAACAACGGGGTTAATTGCCATTACACTGGCATTTCACATATGCCACGAAGTCCACCTGGCAGGCTTCAAGTACGACTTCACTGACAGAAATAGTTCTTTGCACTACTATGGCAATGAAACCATGTCTCAGATGATGCAG AATGAATACCACAACATCACTGCTGAGCAGAAATTTTTGAAGAAGCTTATAGACAAGAACTTTGTGGTCAATTTGACGTGA